A genomic window from Flavobacterium johnsoniae includes:
- a CDS encoding site-specific integrase: protein MKASVKIILKKTMLNDGTFPINLRITINRKSKFYKTPYNVLPKFWNNKANEFTTKFPNYLQCNRILNSIKQDASKILNIMIEEGHNYSLESFDSLFRPEEVKKISFITYFEERKLQLKESGKISSSCSYRDTISALMRFRPTIITYDFTKINYDFLMAFESHLRAHDCNDGGIGVYMRNIRAIYNSAIKSKIVSSEFYPFKDYIISKLKSSKVKKALSKQDLQLLLDYDISENKEGAKALYTYLFSFYCRGMNFTDVAELKWEDVDLSSFSYIRNKTQVKLNVKIPNNHYTRTILNYFKIYRPFDTDYIFPILDKDEKLYTKEELRDRKKSVLNYYGKLLNIIALQCGIKNKVTFYTARHTFATISLKKGINTVMIKQALGHQSIKTTETYLEDFNNKDLDIAFENLI from the coding sequence ATGAAAGCTAGTGTAAAAATCATCCTAAAAAAAACAATGCTTAATGATGGCACTTTTCCAATTAATTTAAGAATAACGATAAACAGAAAATCGAAATTCTACAAAACCCCTTACAATGTATTACCAAAATTTTGGAACAACAAAGCAAATGAATTTACAACTAAATTCCCAAATTATTTACAATGTAATCGAATATTAAATTCAATAAAACAAGATGCTTCCAAAATATTAAACATAATGATCGAGGAAGGTCATAACTATTCCCTTGAATCATTTGACTCTTTATTTAGACCTGAAGAAGTTAAAAAGATAAGCTTTATCACTTATTTTGAGGAGAGAAAACTTCAATTAAAAGAATCTGGAAAAATAAGCTCAAGCTGTTCCTATCGTGATACCATTTCTGCTCTTATGAGATTTAGACCAACAATCATAACTTACGATTTTACAAAAATTAATTACGATTTTTTAATGGCTTTTGAATCTCATTTACGAGCTCATGATTGTAACGATGGTGGTATTGGCGTATATATGCGTAACATTAGAGCAATATACAACTCAGCAATAAAATCTAAAATTGTTTCTAGTGAATTTTATCCTTTTAAAGATTATATAATTTCAAAATTGAAATCCAGTAAAGTAAAGAAGGCTTTAAGTAAACAAGATTTACAACTATTACTGGACTATGACATATCTGAAAACAAAGAGGGTGCGAAAGCATTGTATACTTATCTATTTAGTTTTTACTGCCGAGGTATGAATTTCACAGATGTCGCTGAGTTAAAATGGGAAGATGTTGATTTAAGCAGTTTTTCGTATATTAGAAATAAAACGCAAGTAAAATTAAATGTAAAAATTCCAAATAATCATTATACGAGAACTATTCTAAACTACTTTAAAATTTATCGACCGTTTGATACCGATTATATTTTTCCGATTTTAGACAAAGATGAAAAGTTGTATACAAAAGAAGAATTGAGAGATAGAAAAAAAAGTGTTTTAAATTATTATGGAAAACTTCTCAACATTATCGCACTCCAATGTGGTATTAAAAACAAAGTGACTTTTTACACTGCCAGACACACCTTTGCAACAATCTCTTTAAAAAAAGGTATCAATACCGTCATGATTAAGCAAGCTTTAGGACATCAATCTATTAAAACAACTGAAACTTATTTAGAAGATTTCAATAATAAAGATTTAGATATCGCCTTTGAGAACTTAATCTAA
- a CDS encoding very short patch repair endonuclease, with amino-acid sequence MDRLTPEQRSKTMQAIKSTATKGEVRLAKALWKLGYRYRKNNKKIFGRPDLTFAKYKIAIFVDSEFFHGKDWETEQSRIKSNREYWIPKIQRNIERDQEVNAFLISKKWTILRFWSKEIEKNLEVCVAKIEGAIMLRSI; translated from the coding sequence ATGGATAGATTGACTCCCGAACAGAGGAGCAAAACTATGCAGGCGATAAAAAGTACTGCTACAAAAGGCGAAGTAAGGCTTGCTAAAGCGTTATGGAAATTAGGTTACAGATATCGAAAAAATAATAAAAAGATATTTGGAAGACCTGACCTAACTTTTGCCAAATATAAAATCGCGATTTTTGTCGACAGCGAATTCTTTCATGGAAAAGATTGGGAAACAGAACAATCAAGAATCAAATCGAATCGAGAATATTGGATTCCGAAAATTCAGAGAAATATAGAAAGAGATCAAGAAGTTAATGCGTTTCTTATTTCAAAAAAATGGACGATTTTGAGATTCTGGAGTAAAGAGATTGAGAAAAATCTTGAAGTTTGCGTCGCCAAAATTGAAGGAGCAATTATGCTTCGGAGTATTTAA